One genomic window of Evansella cellulosilytica DSM 2522 includes the following:
- the rpsR gene encoding 30S ribosomal protein S18, with product MARRGRPKRRKVCYFTVNKITSIDYKDTDLLKKFISERGKILPRRVTGTSAKYQRQLTRAIKRSRTMALLPYVTE from the coding sequence ATGGCACGTCGTGGTCGTCCAAAGCGTCGTAAAGTTTGTTACTTTACAGTAAATAAAATTACTAGCATCGACTATAAAGATACAGATCTTTTAAAGAAGTTCATTTCAGAGCGTGGAAAGATTTTACCTCGCCGAGTGACTGGTACATCAGCAAAGTATCAACGTCAATTAACTCGTGCGATTAAACGTTCTCGTACAATGGCATTATTGCCTTATGTTACTGAATAA
- the rpsF gene encoding 30S ribosomal protein S6 — protein sequence MRKYEIMYIVRPNLEEAATKEVVERFNKVLTDNGAEVENVEEKGKRRLAYEINDFKEGFYVLLNVNAPTVAIDEFNRLIKINDNVLRHLVVREEEK from the coding sequence ATGCGCAAATACGAAATTATGTACATTGTACGTCCGAATCTTGAGGAAGCTGCAACAAAGGAAGTTGTTGAGCGTTTCAATAAAGTATTAACGGATAATGGCGCAGAAGTCGAAAACGTTGAGGAAAAAGGTAAGCGTCGTTTAGCTTACGAAATCAATGACTTCAAAGAAGGTTTTTACGTTTTATTAAACGTAAATGCTCCAACTGTTGCAATTGATGAGTTCAATCGTTTGATTAAAATCAACGACAACGTTTTACGTCATTTAGTAGTACGTGAAGAAGAAAAGTAA
- the ssb gene encoding single-stranded DNA-binding protein: MINRVVLVGRLTKDPELRYTANGIAVASFTLAVNRPFSNQQGNREADFINCVIWRKPAENVANYLKKGSLAGVDGRLQTRSYDNNEGRRVFITEVVADSVQFLEPRNASSGGNREQFGGNFDQGQSGYQGPPSQSPGQGFSQGNQGKPSNDDPFANDGKPIDINDDDLPF, from the coding sequence ATGATTAACCGTGTTGTTTTAGTTGGTCGTTTAACGAAAGACCCAGAGTTAAGGTATACAGCTAACGGTATTGCAGTTGCTTCGTTTACTTTAGCGGTAAACCGTCCTTTTTCCAATCAACAAGGAAATCGAGAAGCAGATTTCATTAACTGTGTTATATGGAGAAAACCAGCAGAAAATGTGGCTAATTATTTGAAAAAAGGTAGCCTAGCTGGAGTAGACGGTAGACTTCAAACGCGCAGCTATGATAACAATGAAGGACGCCGTGTATTTATAACTGAAGTTGTTGCTGATAGTGTTCAGTTTTTAGAGCCTAGAAATGCATCTTCTGGTGGGAACCGTGAACAGTTTGGTGGAAATTTTGACCAAGGCCAAAGTGGTTATCAAGGACCTCCTAGTCAATCTCCCGGACAAGGTTTTAGTCAAGGAAACCAAGGTAAACCATCTAACGATGATCCGTTTGCAAACGACGGTAAACCGATAGATATTAATGATGATGATTTACCATTTTAA